The following proteins come from a genomic window of Carassius carassius chromosome 10, fCarCar2.1, whole genome shotgun sequence:
- the LOC132151342 gene encoding uncharacterized protein LOC132151342 codes for MTLINEIWKYVGFYIVIFEQENAIAVAPALWVEEVNGVLICYWPRRNAAAMAKASQRPDKELWKRHKIRILSETDSQRTSQKSCRKFKRGHRRRGAKRAEKKVPSKYWTESEGECEIPTKKRRKMSTSSQKPSSLPKPPSYKPPTDITAHSPEEDEPSLPNLSANNTFHDFQHLIEQSEQRMLLAIERMSTDISNSIERLIQAIQQNRPGPATITTPPQETIERPCKTLQELQAFLLKLEGPEGKKRMIQFLSLMGGSNIGDAVRRILRKIATNEAWSNYSLKGRKGKLTFIGTALHHIVLSACAKQFPKRTEKEIDTCIGETLKHAPHRAKLVATPAAEEELRAPPEDGDSD; via the exons ATGACCTTGATTAATGAAATATGGAAATAT GTTGGATTTTACATAGTTATTTTTGAACAAGAAAATGCAATTGCTGTGGCGCCTGCATTATGGGTAGAGGAGGTGAATGGG GTTCTGATTTGCTACTGGCCCCGTAGAAACGCTGCTGCCATGGCAAAGGCCTCCCAAAGGCCAGATAAGGAGCTCTGGAAGCGGCACAAAATAAGAATACTCTCCGAGACTG ACAGCCAGAGAACGAgccaaaaaagctgtagaaagttCAAACGTGGACACAGAAGAAGAGGTGCTAAAAGAGCGGAAAAAAAAGTACCATCAAAATACTGGACCGAGAGTGAAG GAGAATGTGAGATTCCTaccaaaaaaaggagaaaaatgtcAACATCCTCTCAGAAGCCATCAAGCCTCCCAAAGCCTCCAAGTT ACAAACCACCTACTGACATCACAGCTCACTCACCTGAGGAAGATGAGCCATCCCTTCCAAATCTTTCAGCTAATAATACTTTTCATg ATTTCCAGCATCTCATCGAACAATCTGAGCAGCGGATGCTCCTCGCAATTGAGAGAATGTCAACAGATATTTCCAATTCTATTGAGCGTCTGATCCAGGCTATTCAACAGAATCGTCCTGGTCCGGCAACCATCACAACACCACCACAGGAGACCATTGAGAGGCCCTGCAAAACATTGCAGGAGCTGCAAGCTTTCCTATTAAAACTTGAGGGCCCAGAAGGGAAAAAAAGGATG ATACAGTTTTTGAGCCTGATGGGAGGTAGCAACATTGGAGACGCTGTGAGGAGAATCCTTCGGAAAATAGCCACCAATGAGGCCTGGTCAAATTACAGCCTGAAAGGCCGAAAAGGAAAACTGACCTTCATTGGGACAGCCCTCCACCATATTGTTTTAA gTGCTTGTGCCAAACAATTTCCGAAACGCACAGAAAAGGAAATTGATACATGTATAGGGGAAACCCTCAAACATGCACCTCACCGTGCCAAGTTGGTCGCAACACCT GCAGCGGAAGAAGAACTTCGGGCACCTCCTGAGGATGGAGacagtgactga